Within the Setaria viridis chromosome 3, Setaria_viridis_v4.0, whole genome shotgun sequence genome, the region CACCTTGGATCACACATCCAGGCCAGCTGCAGGGTCCCTGTCTCCCAGGCAGTACGCTTTTAACCAGGGATTGCATGGAAATGATCAAAGCTCGGACCACATAAATTAGCAGGATAGTTTGAGCTACTACTTTAGATATGTCCTGCCAGCGGTGTTTGCTCATCCACAATTGCATTGCGACTCGCAGACATATCGGAAATGCTAAATTTGAGACCAGCCAAATAAGAATAGACTCGTCCCAGCTGTTTGCAGGGTCCAATGTTAGCCCTACTACTATCGCAAATGCGATTACCATGGACAGAACCGCTCCAAAAACCAGTACAGCAGACAAAATGAGGTAAAACCGGCGATGCCTTGTTAGTCTGGCAAACACGAACAGAAATATCGTCGCTGTGGAGAGATAGAACGACATGGTGTTTGCAATAACGAATATCCAGAAACCAGTTCTCCCTTCGAATACTGGCTTGCCAGCATCCTTGCCTTCTGCAATGTAGCCCCCAGGTGGAGTAGAAGCAGCAGCCAGTGAACCAACTATGATAAATATAGAGATGTATAAAATGCTCTGGGACACATTAGCGTAACTGCCTAATTCCTTCTTTCCTTCTGAGCACCACTTATCTGTCAGATTTCTAGCCTGGTGGCATGGGCTTCCTGAAGCTTCACAGAGGGTTAAGCATGTGATGATGGAAGTATTCATGAACTGCAAAACGGAAACGAAaagagttaaaaaaaatatgaaaagttGGAAGAGCAGAATGGACATGGAGGAACTTACCGATGAAAATGTATAATCACTCTGTATCTTACTGAAGGCAACATCTAGAGGTGTTAAACCCTCATTGTTCATAATGTCGAGATTCACCCTGGTATCCATCATAAGAAACGAGAATATCATTGTGCGTCCATGCTTTACAGCCAGATGTAGGGATGTATTTCCTTCATCATCCCTTGCGTTCATCATCCTCACAAACTTTGGGCTTCTCCAGATGTGCCACACCACCTGAACCCTGCCATGTTCAATAGCGCAATGTAGAATATTTCTGCGTTTGTTGTCAAGCAACTCATCATAGTTCAGGCATATTTCCATGAACTTGCAGACAACATTAGCATTTCCCTCTATAGCGGCAATGTGCACAGGATATAGACCCTCATTATCTGGAAAATATGCAAGGGAGCTGTTTGCCAATAAAAGTTTCACTGGTCCAAGGTTTTTTGCTACTGTAGCATAGTGAAGGGCAGTTCTTCCATGACCATCGACCACTCTGGCAAGTTCTGGTTTCCAACTTTGCAGAGACTCAAATATTTCTTAAAAACAGAAAGAACACAGCATTACCATTTGACAAAATAAAATTCAGATTGCTCATCAAAATGAGAACAGAGTTGATGAAGTAGTCTGTGCAACACAAATCTACACAAGGCGTCTTTAATGTATAGATCTATAGTGGTCCTAACCACACCACATACATTTTGTTAGTTGCTAGAAACATAATGTTTAGGACCTTTCGTAAGCTCTAATCTTAGGACCTAATACAAATACCAAGAAAATTTGGATGACTTGGACTGCTGGCAGTGGAGGGATCAATGTGGTGTCAGGCAAAAGGCATTATGTATGTTCTATTGCATAGGACTTGGTTTTAAGCATGCAGCATGTTGCTTCTGCTAATATTTAAATACTTGGTTATGGATAAAACAACCCGTATAATATAAGAGCTACGAATATTTAGAACATAAATGAACATGAGCATTAAGCATTTCCAGAGCTTTGAACAAATTAATAAAGCTACTCAATATCACTTCTACATGATTAATTCTATCAAGTTCTGCTCTCAGATACAGGTCATTATTCTTGGTAGCCTTCCCAAATCACATTGCTTATCCTTGGATCTCATATTAGTTTGAAAGTTTCAACTAGACAATTTTAAGGTTTTATACTAACAATTAAATGCTAAGAATAAAGCTATATTACCAGAGAATCAAATTTAAGCATAGCTGTAATTATATGACTATTATAACTTCAGTCCAACACAAGTAATACCCTAGTGGAGGTAATAAAACTCTTCTACACAAAAGGATGAACACCATAAAACCTTAGGATTGCTATTAGGCTGCTATCACAGTATCACTGTAGAGAGATAGAtggggaaacaccacacaccctaatgagggcgGTGACCTTCATATATATAGCGTATGGACTACAATCAAGTATAGATGGAAAGCTAAATCAGCTATACAATCTCTAATAATCACCATTGGGCAATAAAATTTCGCTCACAGTCATGCAATCATCCCCACCTCTGACGGAAGTAGTAAATTGCACAATTAGGCAAAATTTATTAACTTACTAAAGCAACAAGGGAACTCAGTGCGTTGATTTACTTTCCcttgtccttttcttttctcttttattttatgTCCATGATGCCTTTTCTCACAAAATCAAAACTCATTACTGGTTAAATAACCAGTTAGTTCTCAGAGAGATCCAACAGTCATGAGAAGATACAGATTTAAGAAAGAAAAGCAGATGACGAATGGACGACAAAGCTCATGGCTCCAATACAACTTGTAAGATTTCAAGTTACCTCTGCTGACGTAGACCGCAGCATGCAATGCAGTTTGTCCATCTGGCCCGGAGTAGCACGACGATGTCTCGGGATTAGAAGATTTGCCAATCAAGACTTTGACCATGTCAGCCTGATTGGACGCAACCGCCAAGTAAAGCGGAGACACACCATTCTCATCTGCTACTCCAGCCAGCCCACTATCCCTTGACATGAGTCCCTGCAAGACGTGCAAATGGCCATTCCTGACCGCCTCATGCATCGCGGTCTCCCCATCCAAATTCCTCGCCCTCAAATCTTCTTGCTCATCCATAGCACAGTCCATGAGGTAATTGGCCACATCCACATGCCCAGCCCTCGCAGCACAAATCAGAGGTGTATCGAGCAGATTGTTCCTTGCCTTAATAAGCGAGATGTCCCGAGCGCAGACCATCTTGACGAGCTCCAGGTACCCGCAGCTGGCTGCAATGTGGAGAGCCGAGCTGCCCTCTGCTGTGACACCTTTTAGGCAGCACTCTGCTCcctgctctgctgctgctgggggCTGCAAGCCTAGAACTTGTTCTAATAGGTCTGCATCGCCTGTGGCAGCAGCTTTGAGCAATTTATGGTCCATTGTGTGTGGAATGTGCCTTGCTGCCATATACTCTGGCTGAATGAGTCGAAATGAAACGCATTTGTATAGCTACCATGGCTATGTTCCATCCTCAACTCCTCATATACACAGGGCCATGGATGCTAACGGACCTTCCTTGCAAGCTCCTTTTTGTTTGTAACGAAGTCAAACAATCAACAATATATTTTGCTACACTTCGGTTGCTTACTTGTTTAGAATACATGTCCACTATACATACAACCTGGCGGTTGAGACTTTAGACTTGGGAGGCTACTATTTtacaaaataaaagacaaaTCCAGCAAGCCCTGACCAACTACGCCCTTAAGCTAGTCAGCTAGATCTGGGGTTCATCTAcaccaaacaaaaagaaagcatCCAACGCGACCTAATCCAGTAACATATTGCCTTGGCCATCCTACGCGCTTGACGTTTGAATGTCTGATACAACTAGTGGAGTATTTAGTAAAAGGACACCTCGGGGTGCACACAGCCACAGCTCAGCCGCAGGTACAAGGATATTGTATTATACAACAGATTCACATTCACCGTATCTATGATGACCAGTACAATTTAAGTCCGGAATCAGGCATAATTGCAACACAAATAGTTGAAATCAAACATAACGGGTGAGAtcatgatactccctccgttaatATATGGAGTCCTGTTGCGGAATCCCAAATCCCCAAGCAAAAGTTAAATGGATGAAAAGACGAAGAGGGTTCAAGGTTGATTACCAAAGTCACCTGCTCAGCCACCGGCAGCGGCTGAGCGGCGCTACCGCAGCTGTTGTTCCTCATCGCCCGCGCGCTGGGCACGGCGTCGGCCACAACACCCGCCCcctctcctccagtcctcctagGGTTCCATGGTGCAAGCAAGTAGTAAACCTCCTCCACCATGCGGCTATTCTCTGCTTCACAATTCCCATCTGCCGAAGCAGAACAGGGCCGAGGAGATGGCTGGCTGGACCGCTGGAGCCTCGGTGGGAGGGCTTTGCTGAGATAGGCTGCCTGAGGAATTGGGTGGGCTACAGGCAGGCTGGTGGTGAACTGACAAGGTGAGTATATCCTACAATTCGGCCCAAACTCCCACTCCATCCAGTAATTTGCCCCTCTAAAAAACTAATTGCCCCCGCGCTGAAAATAATTTTGTGAGTGAAAATTAAAGATATGCTCCCTCTTCTAAACTTGGTGGTGAACCGCATCATCGGTGATAATACGGTGCTGGATTTAGATTGACTAGGAATATTTTTAGCTTACGTTACAATTAAGGGCATCTCCAACATTGGTAAGAATCTGACTACTTAAGTCAGCACCTTcttttccaaaaagaaaaaaatcagcaTCTAGCTAAGTAGCTAGACCGTTAAAGACGCATTGAGACACGCCTCTAACTCAAATTTCGAATTGCAATCAATGCTAGGCGATTAGGCGCCGTGTGCTACTATTGTCGACTTCTATCACCTGGCGTGTCATTTATCGGCTTGTTTGTTTGGTTACTTAAAGCTCTGAAGAATTATCAAACGGTGAAAATAAAAAGGACCTCACATAAAAAACAATAAAACACTCCTAAAACCAAAGCCACTTTTGTACTAGACTAGAGGAACCCAAAATGGCACTCCTAAAACCAAAGCCATAATATTTAGTTGCTTCAAAAATCTCTACCGAGCATCCTCAAAGTTGCTTCAGTGGCTTCTTCACCATCCTAAAGCATTTGCTGCCCTAAAAATTAACCACATTGCAAATGATTTTAACAAACAAGGCATCACCTCTAAAAAAACTATTTTACTCCTATTAGAGCTTATTTTAATAGGAGTCATAGCCACGCGAAATAGGtctaaaaagaaaggaaggggaaATTGTTTGCCACGGTTCAAACTTCAGACATCTATGTGTGATTTGGATTAATATCTCTGTGTACCTGGCAGCCCGAGATGAACTTATCCTGGCCCTCTATCTCACATGGGACACCACTAATCTGAACTTATTTTGGTTGTCTCCTCTTAGCGGTCACTAATCTTCTCGAGCAAAACATGCCTTAATCTGTAAAAGTCTCGGATCTTCTATCATACCTAAATGCTAGGATGCGAGATAAAAATCTCCGTAGAAGCAGTGCCAGTACGCATACATGAGATAAAGAtttcacacgcagtggcaatggctaagtAGGGACtaagagcctaaacgtaatagactaactactcgggaataatgtggccgaaacaagagcatgacacacaatatttacattatattcatcactaaaTAAGTTTCAGTAGTTTCAAGATTCTGCAATATGCTATGCATCTTTTTTTCGGGTTAAGCTTCGGCGATGACTCTTCAGgatgctcagcgtacctccaatggctcagctagttCCTAAACttaggggctaagcgccaattactactcggaatactTCTAGTAGCTAgtagctccgctagctctcaagctcgggggctaagcgtcaacaactactcgacatggctcctacggctcacctgtcGTATAAGCTCGgaggctggacgccgcaaaactactcgaaaGACGACTGGCGTGAATACTAAAAGACTCtcagattgattatttaatcattctaaggctcgggagctgataagctacacccagcatttgattttttcaagacaaaagaagaagattcaagaccattatgacccttagcctgattcttcgattcaacttaaggctcgagggctactctatatggagtgcgactttcaccgccctccatatcacattccaaagatgaagattacaaaatcaagatgatcaaggacttgagcacaccataACCTCATGacagctttgagaaactttgaagattcagccagacaaagtactcgaagagcaccaaaactacttggcgaggatctaaaaagtactcgaagactgctacattcgactatgaagcgatcgggggcttgttggggatagatccccagtacccgcaaggaaggaagaaagcagactcctactaggatttcccTATAACCCTACTAGGACTCACACCCTGTAATTCTACTATGATTCCTACCtcgtaaccgactagtaatcccgtccCTTGgaatatataaaggagggcaggggtacctagatcggcaaaACCACAACAGAGAACCAAATCTTCAACACCaaataacacccaagcgcatggcgcaatatacaacaccccaaatatgacgtagggtattacgttactctggcagcccgaacctgtctaaatctgtgtcttgtatcctcgcttttacattcaagttccaggtccggcgatctcccaccaaccaatctactatctcaggatacccctcggtaggttgccgggtataaaacactgacaatGATCTTATCTTTAGTGATTATTTCATGcgtattttcttttctttttttttttgtatctaGGGACGTACCAATGAGATGTAAAGGTGTTTTTTTATGTGGTACTTTTTTTTACTTCTTTGCCCACTCGCACATGTGATGCACTATATGGACTGTACACGAGGTTTAAATTTTAAAAGTTGCCCTTTTCACATGATAATTCAATAATCTTGTACAtaagttttcatttttttccttgatcTACCTCATTATTAAGTTAAGTATAGCAGATGCACCCTACTATTTTTGCATGAACACTATGGGTACTGCACATGCTCTAATTATAAATTATTAAATCATGAAACATCATGATAATGAAAGTAAAATATATGTGCACCCTGAGTACCAGTTTATCACTGCATGTGCATGTGTTATACATGTGTGTTAACCATGGTGAAATAATTTCAGCAGTAATATCCCATTTTGTACATCGGATGTACCTATCTAGTCATATGCTGTAAGTATTGCCCATGTCCTAACTATAAATTCTACTGCCTCAGGGCACCGCTACCGCTCAGACCCGCCACGTCACACCGCTGATGGTCGGGCCTGCCATAGCCCCACACCACACTCGTCGGGGCCTGTCGTGCCGCACGGTATCGGTCGGCCCCACCGcactgctcttttttttttaccagcgACGCTGCCTCATATCTAGATCTAAGAGGAGAGAGATGGATGGAGGTGAGAGAGAGCTGGTGGTTTCAATGAATTTGAAATCAAAGAAGATTACGTACCTAATATTTACTGTGCAAGGATTCTGTACATGTCCTGCTTTGATCGCTGGGACAGGTACCAATTGAAAATAGGATACGTACTCCCGCTGTCCCAGTTTAAGTGCAATTGTAAGATTAACAAAATCCCAAATTAAACGATCAATATCAATAGATGCTCATCTGTCCAACATTCCTGCCTGTTGTGCGTCTATACATGTGGGtccatttgtaaaaaaaaatagaatctgAAACACCCAACATGGAGTATTAGCCATCCTCCACCTTCTCTCTGTAATGGTGTGCTAGTCTAGGACATTCCAAAAATGTGGTCTATTCTGAAGTATGTTTGTCTTTCATGTTTTCTTATTCAAATTGTACACTGTTGCATGTTTAGGCTGCCTGTATCCTTTTAATAGGGGTAGTAATGTCATTTGCTATTACTCTAATTTGCACTTCAAATCTTATTAGTACACTTATACTAGGACGGAGGGAATATTTCATACAATGGGACATAAAGTACGTATACCAATGTGACATAATGTCAAGAGGGACAGTACCGGATCCGGATCTCGAGTACCTATTAGGACCATGTACCCATGGTACAAATTGAACCCACATAGTATAtaatattggttcgtgtgattTGACGTAGCCCGCAGCCAGCCACCGGTGCGTCAGGCCATCGCCAACAACATAAGCCAGCTACTGATGCTGAGCCAGAAGAGAGAGATGAGAATAGGGCAGCTTCGCTTGAGCCAACTGGTGTGTTGTGAGAGAGCTGAGCTTGGGAAACGTGCAAGCTAGGTGCGGAAGGAAGCGCTAGCCGCTTTGTTTTTGCATTGTTTATCAATTAAAAAACTCGATGAGCTATCTCCACGCTAGAGTAAAATTCACTAGCGGTACATCAACTTGCCACCGAGTGTCATCGAGGTCCCGCTACTCGCAAAATGCAGACATAGCTATAGAATCTAGACCTAGGTGTCGACACGCGTCCAAATGGGCCCTGGATCGGACCCGCGAGCTGATGTGGCATTCCACGCTGGACCCAAGTGGAGTGTTTTTTACAGAACCCCCCTCCCCAGCCCCCATCCTCCTTGCACTGCCACCATTCGCGTCACctctcctccacctctctcTGTCTTCGATTTCGTTGCCACCAAGGAAATCGGGACGGAGGCAGTTGCCGGCGAATTGTACCAGTCCGTGGTACGACAAGGGACGAAGGCGAAGCACAACGGTGGTGTCGTAGCTATCCACCGCGGTGGCAGCCGATGATGGCTCCGACATTGCGAAGGAAGGTCAACCATGCGCCGTCGTATGGTGAGAATCTAACTCAGACTCATAGAATCGGTGATGTATTGGTAGGATTAGTGCATGTGGATGGTAGAAAATTTGAGTTTTGGGGTTGGAATTATCCAAATTAGGGTAATCTCAGTGGGATTTAGGGTTCTGTTGGGGTTTTGTTGAGGTTTTGTTGGTATCAAATGCAAGTTTAATTTTAGTCTAATTTGTTGTTTCCATTGGTTTGTTCTTGATCATAGGTGACAAGCCTGATGACTTCACAGTACAGGTTCACCATGGTGGATTCTTTGTTGGTTTTGGGCATTTGAGGAGTTATGTAGTTGGAAAAGTTAGTTGGTATGATCACTGTGAAGTTGATACTTGGCCGACATTGTGGCTAGATGACATGCTCATGGAGCTACAATACCCAAAGACATCAAATTTGAAGTATTATTGACTGCTACTAGGGAAAGAATTGGCTGATGGCTTGAGAGCCACACATGGTGATGCAGACACCAATGCCATGTGTTCAGTTGTGGGTAGGATTAAGAAcctagttgtctattttgatcaTGATGATACTGTTATTAGTGCTCCTTGGGAAGCTATCGTATCAAACCCAATTGCACAGCTTCCAAAGGTGGTGAGCGCTGTCAAGGTGCAGTATAGGGAGAAGAAAGATGGAGAGAAGCTACCAGACTTTTATAAGAATCTAAGTCCAGTGAAGGAGTAGAGAAGTAATTCAGTTGGAGAATCTGGCAGTGACAATGAAGATTCAGATTTCTGGGACAGTGAAAAtgaacttgatgatgatgatgatgatctattTG harbors:
- the LOC117849569 gene encoding protein ACCELERATED CELL DEATH 6 — its product is MAARHIPHTMDHKLLKAAATGDADLLEQVLGLQPPAAAEQGAECCLKGVTAEGSSALHIAASCGYLELVKMVCARDISLIKARNNLLDTPLICAARAGHVDVANYLMDCAMDEQEDLRARNLDGETAMHEAVRNGHLHVLQGLMSRDSGLAGVADENGVSPLYLAVASNQADMVKVLIGKSSNPETSSCYSGPDGQTALHAAVYVSREIFESLQSWKPELARVVDGHGRTALHYATVAKNLGPVKLLLANSSLAYFPDNEGLYPVHIAAIEGNANVVCKFMEICLNYDELLDNKRRNILHCAIEHGRVQVVWHIWRSPKFVRMMNARDDEGNTSLHLAVKHGRTMIFSFLMMDTRVNLDIMNNEGLTPLDVAFSKIQSDYTFSSFMNTSIITCLTLCEASGSPCHQARNLTDKWCSEGKKELGSYANVSQSILYISIFIIVGSLAAASTPPGGYIAEGKDAGKPVFEGRTGFWIFVIANTMSFYLSTATIFLFVFARLTRHRRFYLILSAVLVFGAVLSMVIAFAIVVGLTLDPANSWDESILIWLVSNLAFPICLRVAMQLWMSKHRWQDISKVVAQTILLIYVVRALIISMQSLVKSVLPGRQGPCSWPGCVIQGDAVLLYPT